CCTAACCAAAGCCGGCTGGGCAGACGGCGACGTCACCGGCGACGGGGTTGTCGACCACGACGACGTATTGCTCGCCAAGCGCAAACAAGACAGAACCTCCGGTCTGCTCTGGGGTAACCTTGATGGCTCTGGCCGTTTCTACGGTACAGTCGGCGACGACGTTATCACCGGCACCGATGGCGATGACATAATCTGGGGAGGACCGGGAACTGACACAGTTAATGCTAATGGAGGGGATGATGAAATTTGGTCATCGGATGCAAACGAGGCATTTGATGGCGGAACAGGCGACGATTTCCTCATTGTGGCAGACGCGCAACACTTTTCCACATACGTCATAAACGAAATCGAAGCAGCCGAAATTACCAGCAATGCTTCTGGCGGCGCGGATCAAGTACCAGCGGTCCCGGAACTTGACAACATCAACTCTATCCCAACTATTTTGGCGAGTCTATTCGACTCGGCCCCTGACGCCGCTTTACTCAGTCTGACACCCAACGACGGGTCGGGAAACGACGATGATGAGGAAGACGACCCCCTTACCGAACTCGGCGCCAATCTAGCAGAAGCACTGCCAGCCGGAACGCCTTCATTTATTGTTGAGGCCGTGAATGAGGCTCCGACCAGATTGGCCACATGGCTCTTAGAGAAAGCATCCGAAGTCGACGAGAGCGGCATTCTCTACCTTCCTCAGGAGCCGTGGATGAGTTTCGCCCCAGAGTTAGATACGGTGAATTTCCCGAGTTATACCGAACCAAGGTACCTGGAAGACAGTGAAATTAGGCCGACTTTTGGATATGATAACTTCGATTTATCTGATCCGCTTGCCTCGACTGTGGATGTAGGCTTTGAGGTAAACTTTTTTCCAGGCGAAAGCAATCTTTCAGTTTGGGGCTCTGTGGGACTTCGCGTCGACAACGGCTTGGCTATATTTGATGGATACGAAATCGGATTTAAATGGCAGGCTACCGACAACATGCATTTCAAAGTCTACGGCAGCATGGACCCAGAGGCCGAAGGCGGCGAAACATTTATGAAAGCTGGCGTGGGCTGGTGTTTCTAGCACACAACCAGGTGAATACAAGGCGTTCCTGTTTGTCGCTCCAATCAGATAACAGGAACGCCTTGTTCCTTGTCTACAGCGAGTTGGATTCTACGCTAGGAACATGCAGCCGATTCGATTACAGTCACGACCGATTGAGAAAATGTGGGGCGGGCGGAAGCTGGCCGAGGTGCTGGGGCGGGAGTTGCCCGAGGGGACCATCGGCGAGTCGTGGGAGGTGTACGACTTTCCGCCGGGGGTGATCGAGGACGACCAATGGGTGTCGGCAAAGGTCCGCGGCACCGACATGACCCTGCACGACCTGTTGTGCGAGAACCCGGAAGAGTTGCTCGGCTCCCACGAGGCGGTCCAGACCGAGCACGGGCCGCAGTTCCCGTTGCTCATCAAGTTCCTCGATGCCCGTGAGGATCTGTCGGTGCAGGTCCATCCCGACGACGCCTACGCCGCTGCGCATGAGGGGGCCCACCTCAAGAACGAATGCTGGACGATCCTGCAGCACGAGCCGAACGCGCGGCTGCTGGCCGGGTTGGGCGATGGCGTAACAGCGGATCAGTTCCGCAGCGCCCTCGAGGCCGGCACGGTCGAGGAGCTGCTCCGGGCCGTCCCCGCGGAAGTGGGCGTCACGCATTATCTGCCCAGCGGGACGGTCCATGCGCTAGGTGCGGGCATGCTCGTGGCCGAGGTGCAGACGCCGTCGGACACGACCTACCGGGTGTTCGACTTCAACCGCGTCGATCCCTCGACCGGCGAGCAACGGGAGTTGCACATCGAGCCGGCGCTGGCGTGCATCGACTTCGACGATCCGAACCCGCCCAAGCCGTCGGACGTTCACTCGATGGGGGCCAGCGGGGTGGTCGTCGACGCGCCGCAGTTCACGGTCCATCGCCGGGCGGCATCGACTTCGACACCCGTCGAACCCGGCTTCGCGGTGCTGCTCTGCACCGAAGGCAGTGCGACGCTCGGCAGGGAACGGTTCAAGCGTGGCGACG
Above is a window of Planctomycetota bacterium DNA encoding:
- a CDS encoding type I phosphomannose isomerase catalytic subunit — its product is MQPIRLQSRPIEKMWGGRKLAEVLGRELPEGTIGESWEVYDFPPGVIEDDQWVSAKVRGTDMTLHDLLCENPEELLGSHEAVQTEHGPQFPLLIKFLDAREDLSVQVHPDDAYAAAHEGAHLKNECWTILQHEPNARLLAGLGDGVTADQFRSALEAGTVEELLRAVPAEVGVTHYLPSGTVHALGAGMLVAEVQTPSDTTYRVFDFNRVDPSTGEQRELHIEPALACIDFDDPNPPKPSDVHSMGASGVVVDAPQFTVHRRAASTSTPVEPGFAVLLCTEGSATLGRERFKRGDVVILPHDRDDLTVKPDGHAVWLETRLPTA